Proteins found in one Solitalea lacus genomic segment:
- a CDS encoding MarR family winged helix-turn-helix transcriptional regulator, whose amino-acid sequence MQDTIRKDLENLRESRINSMGRTVNRLRMHFSSRVMIKMQELGYSTCTYQHTAVFANIDIEGSNIVTLADRAKISKQAMSKLVKDIEEKGYVETIKDPKDSRAVLVLLTDKGAKLIIDVQQCINEIRAEMDAALGKEKVDIFLSIANEMSNHFEEKQK is encoded by the coding sequence ATGCAGGATACAATTCGAAAAGATTTAGAAAATTTACGTGAAAGCCGTATTAACAGTATGGGAAGAACAGTCAATCGGTTGAGAATGCATTTCAGTTCTCGAGTGATGATTAAAATGCAAGAATTGGGGTATTCAACATGTACCTATCAGCATACGGCAGTGTTTGCCAATATTGATATAGAAGGATCCAATATCGTTACACTTGCTGACCGTGCAAAGATTTCTAAACAGGCAATGAGCAAATTAGTAAAGGATATTGAAGAAAAGGGATATGTTGAAACTATTAAAGACCCTAAAGATTCGAGGGCTGTTTTGGTTTTATTAACTGATAAAGGGGCAAAATTGATTATAGATGTTCAACAATGTATAAATGAAATAAGAGCAGAAATGGACGCTGCTTTAGGTAAAGAAAAAGTAGACATTTTTTTATCTATTGCCAATGAAATGAGCAACCATTTTGAAGAAAAGCAAAAATAA
- a CDS encoding HlyD family secretion protein has protein sequence MDSTNKAPKPAKKLISRVLIVLAIIAIAIIGFKKLNFFFTHETTDNAQVEGHMTPILSRVSGYVKNVKVQDYQNVKIGDTIATIDDSELQIAMQQLEADYLTALADLENAKASLKNAQLVHNLSRTNLSLNQIKANKASTDYKRDQNLFNDQAITSKQVEDSKINQELSQKQLVASAEDVEISASKIPMMEAVVAKAQANVAQKKAKIEEQRLKLSYTAVLATSSGKIGKKNIERGQFIQPGQPLMTIIDGNEFWVVANFKETQIGKMRVGQTAKIIIDSYPDLDIMGKIISISEATGAKFSLLPPDNATGNFVKVTQRVPVKIQLNNPEKYREYLKSGLSLDVSVNIN, from the coding sequence ATGGATAGTACAAATAAAGCACCTAAGCCGGCAAAGAAACTAATTAGCAGAGTACTAATAGTGCTGGCAATTATTGCAATAGCAATTATTGGATTTAAAAAGTTAAACTTCTTTTTTACACATGAAACAACCGATAATGCGCAGGTTGAAGGCCATATGACCCCAATCTTATCTAGGGTTTCGGGTTATGTAAAGAATGTAAAAGTTCAAGACTATCAAAACGTCAAGATTGGTGACACAATAGCTACTATTGACGACTCCGAACTTCAAATTGCCATGCAGCAATTAGAAGCAGATTATTTGACTGCACTTGCTGATTTGGAAAACGCAAAAGCATCATTGAAAAATGCACAACTAGTGCATAATTTAAGCAGAACTAACTTAAGTTTAAATCAGATTAAGGCCAATAAAGCATCGACTGACTATAAACGGGATCAGAATCTATTCAACGATCAAGCTATTACTTCGAAACAAGTTGAAGACTCAAAAATTAATCAGGAATTAAGTCAAAAACAACTCGTGGCATCTGCCGAAGATGTAGAAATTTCCGCATCAAAAATTCCGATGATGGAGGCTGTCGTTGCAAAGGCACAAGCGAACGTTGCCCAGAAAAAAGCTAAAATAGAAGAACAACGACTGAAGCTTTCTTACACAGCAGTACTAGCAACTTCCTCAGGAAAAATTGGAAAGAAGAATATTGAAAGAGGGCAGTTTATACAACCCGGACAACCATTAATGACCATTATTGATGGAAATGAATTTTGGGTTGTTGCCAATTTTAAAGAAACTCAAATAGGGAAAATGCGAGTTGGTCAAACAGCTAAGATTATAATTGATAGCTATCCTGATTTGGATATTATGGGTAAAATTATTTCAATTTCAGAAGCCACAGGAGCAAAATTCTCATTACTTCCACCAGATAATGCTACAGGAAACTTTGTAAAGGTAACTCAACGAGTACCGGTTAAAATTCAATTGAATAATCCGGAAAAATATCGGGAATATCTAAAATCAGGTTTAAGCTTGGATGTCTCAGTTAATATCAATTAA